From Doryrhamphus excisus isolate RoL2022-K1 chromosome 22, RoL_Dexc_1.0, whole genome shotgun sequence, one genomic window encodes:
- the LOC131109493 gene encoding peptidyl-prolyl cis-trans isomerase FKBP10-like isoform X2 yields MDEGLLGMCVGEIRNIVIPPFKAYGEKGSGTEIPPQATLVFDVLLVDIHNPKDNITIEDQVVPESCARRTVAGDYIRYHYNASFLNGVTFDTSYQRNSTYNTYIGMGYVIAGMDQGLQGVCMGERRRVTIPPHLAYGEGGAGHVIPPSAVLVFDIHVIDFHNPSDKVDIQVLHRPDACNETTAVDDLVRYHYNCTLMDGTPLFSSHDYEHLQDAVLGSDKVIDGLDEGLRGMCVGEKRLVTVPPHLGHGERGATGVPSSAVLVFDIEMVSFEKGVPPGYLFVWLEDSPVDLFLALDANKDGEVPQEEFENFIKLQVSEGKGRLRPGLTAEQVIGDMFANQDRNKDGRITADELKLKVDEDKERQQAQHDEL; encoded by the exons ATGGATGAGGGCCTGCTGGGAATGTGTGTGGGTGAGATCAGGAATATCGTCATCCCGCCCTTTAAAGCCTACGGAGAAAAAGGCTCAG GTACAGAGATCCCCCCTCAGGCCACTCTGGTGTTTGATGTCCTGCTGGTGGACATTCACAACCCGAAAGACAACATCACCATCGAGGACCAGGTGGTGCCCGAGTCATGCGCGCGTAGGACGGTTGCAGGCGATTACATCCGTTACCACTACAACGCCAGCTTCCTGAATGGCGTGACCTTTGACACTAG CTACCAGAGGAACAGTACATACAACACCTACATCGGGATGGGCTACGTGATAGCAGGCATGGACCAGGGCCTGCAGGGGGTCTGCATGGGGGAGCGGAGGAGGGTCACAATCCCACCACATCTGGCATACGGAGAAGGTGGAGCAG GCCATGTGATCCCGCCGTCCGCCGTGCTGGTTTTCGACATCCACGTCATCGACTTCCACAACCCGAGCGACAAAGTCGACATCCAGGTTCTCCACCGACCCGATGCGTGCAACGAGACCACGGCCGTCGACGACCTTGTCCGCTACCACTATAACTGCACCCTGATGGACGGCACGCCACTCTTCTCATC ACATGACTACGAGCACCTCCAGGATGCGGTTCTGGGCTCCGACAAGGTGATCGACGGCCTGGATGAGGGCTTGCGGGGCATGTGCGTCGGGGAGAAGAGGCTGGTGACGGTGCCTCCTCATTTGGGCCACGGAGAACGAGGAG CCACGGGCGTCCCCAGCAGCGCCGTGCTGGTGTTCGACATCGAAATGGTGAGCTTCGAGAAGGGTGTGCCGCCCGGGTACCTCTTTGTGTGGCTGGAGGACAGCCCCGTGGACCTCTTCCTGGCACTGGACGCCAACAAGGACGGGGAGGTCCCTCAAGAGGAG TTTGAAAACTTCATCAAGCTCCAGGTGTCAGAGGGCAAAGGTCGCCTGAGGCCCGGGTTGACCGCCGAGCAGGTGATCGGCGACATGTTCGCCAACCAGGACCGCAACAAAGATGGCCGCATTACGGCAGACGAGCTCAAGCTGAAGGTGGACGAGGACAAAGAGCGCCAACAAGCGCAGCATGACGAGTTGTGA
- the LOC131109496 gene encoding gap junction gamma-1 protein-like — translation MSWGFLTRLLEEIHNHSTFVGKIWLTVLIVFRIVLTAVGGESIYYDEQSKFVCNTAQPGCENVCYDSFAPLSHVRFWVFQIILVATPSVMYLGYAVNKIARAEEEADSGGASGLSRKKAKNHCLADRKQHKRNKVLQDDEEEEDPMIYEMAELESNGDVAGKGSAAQVKAKTRHDGRQSIKKNGLMRIYIFQLIARSVLEVAFLGVQYKLYGFAVPPTYMCSVRPCPYTVDCFISRPTEKTIFLLIMYTVSLLCLVLNIWEMLHLGTATICEILRSRNGNMYDEDVFGLSRGPGLLHTDEYNSYPSSWNAPSAPPGYNIAIKPCMVYTRPHDQPLPSTNLNKSKTLCPQNPAKEESQRYSNGKDNPTDAPGNAHEVDLQPQRRQDDEYQADVLQQTHSNNQRKAPRVHNHWHASKHTSAKANRGGGSNSSTSGSFKYGEIKGSEWI, via the coding sequence ATGAGCTGGGGTTTCCTGACCCGGTTGCTGGAAGAAATCCACAACCATTCCACTTTTGTGGGCAAGATTTGGCTCACCGTCCTCATCGTCTTCCGCATTGTCCTGACGGCGGTCGGAGGCGAGTCCATCTACTACGACGAGCAGAGCAAATTCGTCTGTAACACCGCTCAGCCGGGCTGCGAGAATGTCTGCTACGACTCATTTGCACCGCTCTCGCACGTTCGATTCTGGGTCTTCCAGATCATTCTAGTAGCCACGCCTTCTGTCATGTACCTGGGCTATGCCGTTAATAAGATCGCCCGTGCGGAGGAAGAAGCGGACTCAGGAGGAGCGAGCGGTTTGTCTCGCAAGAAAGCCAAAAATCATTGCCTCGCCGACAGGAAGCAGCACAAACGCAACAAAGTCCTgcaggatgatgaagaagaagaagaccccATGATTTATGAAATGGCTGAGCTGGAAAGCAATGGCGATGTCGCAGGAAAAGGAAGCGCTGCACAAGTGAAAGCGAAGACGCGTCACGATGGACGCCAGAGCATCAAAAAAAACGGTTTGATGCGTATTTACATCTTCCAGCTTATAGCGCGTTCCGTTTTGGAAGTGGCCTTCTTAGGAGTCCAGTACAAGCTTTATGGGTTTGCGGTACCTCCCACATACATGTGCTCAGTGCGCCCGTGTCCGTACACCGTGGACTGCTTCATATCCCGACCCACGGAGAAGaccatcttcctcctcatcatGTACACCGTCTCCTTGCTTTGTCTGGTTCTCAACATATGGGAGATGCTTCATCTGGGCACAGCTACCATCTGCGAGATTTTACGCTCCCGTAACGGGAACATGTACGACGAGGACGTCTTCGGATTGTCAAGAGGGCCGGGTTTGCTTCACACAGATGAATATAACAGCTACCCCTCTTCCTGGAACGCACCGTCAGCGCCGCCGGGATACAACATCGCTATCAAACCCTGCATGGTCTACACACGACCCCATGACCAACCACTCCCGTCCACCAACCTCAACAAAAGCAAAACCTTGTGCCCGCAGAACCCTGCCAAAGAGGAGAGTCAGCGATACTCTAATGGTAAAGACAACCCGACCGATGCCCCCGGAAACGCCCACGAGGTGGACCTCCAGCCTCAGCGCCGACAGGACGATGAATATCAAGCCGATGTTCTGCAGCAGACCCACAGCAACAACCAACGCAAAGCTCCACGTGTACATAATCACTGGCATGCCTCCAAACATACCTCCGCTAAGGCAAACAGGGGCGgcggcagcaacagcagcaccaGCGGAAGCTTCAAATACGGAGAAATTAAAGGTTCCGAGTGGATATAA
- the LOC131109493 gene encoding disintegrin and metalloproteinase domain-containing protein 11-like isoform X1: protein MRAVRCLLFAAVFARCSVTGLKERWHPPDEDHVQPKRLLHQIHSQEELLHSHLNTRVQNSTAGAQPVHLAHSSFLVETFGTSFILDLELNHHLLSTDYVERHFEDDGQPSEVKGGEHCYYQGRVRGLPDSWAAVSTCHGLWGMFSDGNVSYGIQPAGSGEVDHIVYRMPHIQLLPPPCPECTQPEGQTGGDGGGGGDDGERKRWDGDDFAEQEKTKLANRLRRSKRQVRGGQRTVQSETKYIELMVINDHELFVQQRRSTPQTKNFAKAVVNMADAIYKEQLNTRIVLVAMETWSSENRISVGDDALLTLRDFMKYRKASIRERCDTVHLLSGRTFMSSRSEAAYVGGVCSLSRGGGINEFGTVGPMAITLCQSLGQNIGMLRNKDRPAAGDCRCPDPWLGCIMEDTGYYLPRKFSRCSVDEYLRFLQQGGGSCLFNKPSKLLDPPECGNGYVEQGEECDCGSLVDCARSGANCCKKCTLTHNAMCSNGLCCRDCKYELRGVTCREAVNDCDIPETCTGDSSQCPYNVNKLDGYTCEAGQGRCYGGRCKTRDSQCRSLWGYNSADRFCYEKLNAEGTEKGNCGPEPGGQGWMHCNKQDVLCGLLLCTNVTDKPSVGELQGKLTSLTIYHHNRYLDCRGGHAVLDDGLDLGYVEDGTPCGPNMMCLERRCLQVATFNLSMCPGSSSSRICSHHGTCSNEVKCICDRDYTGKDCSVFDPIPIPTPPEGPEKYKGPSGTNIIIGSVAGAILLAAIVLGGTGWGFKNIRRGSLRRGANWILSTAAADIHIHEPSAKIMFACCIAPLLLLLIFSTVESNPSPVGDVVVDAHFIPQLCTRQAQNGDQVRYHYNATFIDGKIFDSSHQRGAAKVGLLGEGRLIAGIEKGLLGMCVNERRTLTVPPHLAYGSDGAGDVIPPDTTLVFDIHLLDLWNQADLVVTKTISTPKHCKRSVMRTDFVRYHYNGTLLDGTTFDSSYVRKQTRDSLVGEGWLIKGMDEGLLGMCVGEIRNIVIPPFKAYGEKGSGTEIPPQATLVFDVLLVDIHNPKDNITIEDQVVPESCARRTVAGDYIRYHYNASFLNGVTFDTSYQRNSTYNTYIGMGYVIAGMDQGLQGVCMGERRRVTIPPHLAYGEGGAGHVIPPSAVLVFDIHVIDFHNPSDKVDIQVLHRPDACNETTAVDDLVRYHYNCTLMDGTPLFSSHDYEHLQDAVLGSDKVIDGLDEGLRGMCVGEKRLVTVPPHLGHGERGATGVPSSAVLVFDIEMVSFEKGVPPGYLFVWLEDSPVDLFLALDANKDGEVPQEEFENFIKLQVSEGKGRLRPGLTAEQVIGDMFANQDRNKDGRITADELKLKVDEDKERQQAQHDEL from the exons ATGCGGGCTGTGAGATGCCTGCTGTTCGCTGCAGTGTTTGCACGGTGCTCCGTGACTG GTTTAAAGGAAAGGTGGCACCCCCCAGATGAAGATCATGTGCAGCCCAAGAGGCTCCTGCACCAAATCCACTCCCAAGAGGAGCTGCTCCACAGCCACCTCAACACCCGCGTCCAAAACTCCACAGCAGGGGCACAG CCCGTGCATTTGGCTCACAGCAGCTTCCTGGTAGAGACCTTTGGCACCTCATTTATCCTCGACCTGGAACTCAACCA CCATCTCCTGTCTACGGACTACGTGGAGAGACACTTTGAAGACGATGGACAGCCCTCGGAGGTTAAG GGCGGAGAGCACTGCTACTACCAAGGCCGTGTCCGAGGTCTGCCGGACTCCTGGGCCGCTGTGTCCACTTGTCATGGACTGTG GGGAATGTTCTCCGACGGGAATGTCTCCTACGGGATCCAACCTGCAGGCAGTGGCGAG GTGGACCACATCGTGTATCGAATGCCTCACATCCAACTCCTCCCTCCGCCTTGTCCAG AATGCACCCAGCCTGAAGGACAGACAGGCGGCGAcggtggcggcggtggtgaTGACGGAGAGAGGAAAAGGTGGGATGGAGACGACTTTGCTGAGCAGGAGAAGACAAAGCTCGCTAACCGTTTGAGACGCTCAAAAAGACAA GTACGGGGGGGTCAGCGCACCGTGCAGTCAGAGACCAAATACATTGAGCTGATGGTCATCAATGACCATGAACTG TTTGTCCAACAGCGTAGGTCCACACCTCAGACAAAGAACTTTGCCAAAGCGGTGGTGAACATGGCGGACGCG ATTTACAAGGAGCAGCTCAACACGCGCATTGTCCTCGTCGCCATGGAAACCTGGTCCTCTGAGAACCGCATCTCGGTGGGCGACGACGCCCTGCTCACGCTACGTGACTTCATGAAGTACAGGAAGGCTAGCATCCGGGAGCGCTGCGACACCGTGCACCTCCTCTC CGGGAGGACGTTCATGAGCAGCCGCAGCGAGGCCGCCTACGTTGGTGGCGTCTGCTCGCTCAGCAGGGGCGGCGGCATCAACGAG TTTGGTACTGTAGGTCCGATGGCCATCACACTGTGCCAGAGTCTGGGCCAGAACATCGGCATGCTGAGGAACAAGGACAGACCTGCTGCAG GAGACTGTAGGTGTCCAGACCCATGGTTGGGGTGCATCATGGAGGACACCGG TTATTACCTGCCGAGGAAGTTCTCTCGCTGCAGTGTTGACGAATATCTTCGCTTCCTGCAGCAAGGAGGTGGAAGCTGCTTGTTCAACAAGCCCAGCAAG CTCCTGGACCCCCCCGAGTGCGGCAACGGCTACGTGGAGCAGGGAGAGGAGTGCGACTGTGGATCGCTCGTG GACTGTGCTCGGAGTGGCGCCAACTGCTGTAAGAAGTGCACGCTTACCCACAATGCAATGTGCAGCAACGGCCTCTGCTGCCGCGACTGCAAG TACGAGCTGAGAGGAGTGACGTGCCGCGAGGCCGTTAATGACTGCGACATCCCCGAAACCTGCACGGGCGACTCCAGCCAG TGTCCTTACAACGTCAACAAACTGGATGGCTACACGTGTGAAGCCGGACAG GGTCGTTGCTACGGAGGCCGCTGTAAGACCAGAGACAGCCAGTGCCGCAGCCTGTGGGGCTACA ACTCGGCTGACAGGTTCTGTTATGAAAAACTCAACGCCGAGGGCACCGAGAAAGGAAACTGCGGTCCCGAGCCTGGCGGTCAGGGATGGATGCATTGTAACAAACA GGACGTCCTGTGCGGTCTGCTGCTGTGCACCAACGTGACGGACAAGCCAAGCGTTGGCGAGCTGCAGGGCAAACTCACCAGTTTGACCATCTACCACCATAACCGATACCTCGACTGTCG GGGGGGTCACGCCGTCCTGGATGACGGCTTGGACCTGGGCTACGTGGAAGACGGAACGCCGTGTGGGCCTAACATGATGTGTCTGGAACGCCGCTGCCTCCAAGTCGCCACCTTCAACCTCAGCATGTGTCCCGGCTCGTCGTCCTCGCGGATCTGCTCCCATCACGGC ACGTGCAGCAATGAGGTGAAGTGCATCTGCGATCGGGATTACACCGGGAAGGACTGCAGCGTCTTTGaccccattcccattcccaccCCACCTGAGGGACCGGAGAAATACAAAG GTCCGAGCGGTACCAACATTATTATAGGCTCTGTGGCTGGCGCTATCCTGCTTGCAGCCATCGTCCTGGGAGGAACCGGATGGGGATTTAA AAATATTCGCAGAGGAAG CCTGAGAAGAGGAGCCAACTGGATTTTGTCCACGGCTGCAGCAGACATCCACATCCACGAGCCCTCCG caaagatCATGTTTGCCTGCTGTATCGCCCCActcctgctgctgctcattTTCTCCACGGTGGAAAGCAACCCCAGTCCTGTGGGAGATGTAGTCGTGGACGCACACTTTATCCCCCAGCTGTGCACACGGCAAGCCCAAAATGGAGATCAGGTTCGGTACCATTACAACGCTACTTTTATCGACGGAAAAATCTTTGATTCGAG CCACCAGCGAGGGGCCGCCAAGGTGGGTCTCCTCGGGGAGGGTCGCCTCATCGCCGGGATAGAGAAAGGTCTGCTGGGGATGTGCGTCAACGAGAGGAGGACCCTCACCGTGCCGCCTCACCTGGCCTACGGCAGCGATGGGGCAG GTGACGTGATCCCCCCCGACACCACCCTGGTCTTTGACATCCACCTTTTGGACCTGTGGAACCAGGCTGATCTGGTGGTGACCAAAACCATCAGCACCCCGAAGCACTGCAAGCGCTCGGTGATGCGCACCGACTTTGTGCGCTACCACTACAACGGCACACTGCTGGACGGCACCACGTTCGATTCCAG CTACGTCAGGAAGCAGACCCGCGACTCCCTAGTGGGCGAGGGCTGGCTGATCAAGGGCATGGATGAGGGCCTGCTGGGAATGTGTGTGGGTGAGATCAGGAATATCGTCATCCCGCCCTTTAAAGCCTACGGAGAAAAAGGCTCAG GTACAGAGATCCCCCCTCAGGCCACTCTGGTGTTTGATGTCCTGCTGGTGGACATTCACAACCCGAAAGACAACATCACCATCGAGGACCAGGTGGTGCCCGAGTCATGCGCGCGTAGGACGGTTGCAGGCGATTACATCCGTTACCACTACAACGCCAGCTTCCTGAATGGCGTGACCTTTGACACTAG CTACCAGAGGAACAGTACATACAACACCTACATCGGGATGGGCTACGTGATAGCAGGCATGGACCAGGGCCTGCAGGGGGTCTGCATGGGGGAGCGGAGGAGGGTCACAATCCCACCACATCTGGCATACGGAGAAGGTGGAGCAG GCCATGTGATCCCGCCGTCCGCCGTGCTGGTTTTCGACATCCACGTCATCGACTTCCACAACCCGAGCGACAAAGTCGACATCCAGGTTCTCCACCGACCCGATGCGTGCAACGAGACCACGGCCGTCGACGACCTTGTCCGCTACCACTATAACTGCACCCTGATGGACGGCACGCCACTCTTCTCATC ACATGACTACGAGCACCTCCAGGATGCGGTTCTGGGCTCCGACAAGGTGATCGACGGCCTGGATGAGGGCTTGCGGGGCATGTGCGTCGGGGAGAAGAGGCTGGTGACGGTGCCTCCTCATTTGGGCCACGGAGAACGAGGAG CCACGGGCGTCCCCAGCAGCGCCGTGCTGGTGTTCGACATCGAAATGGTGAGCTTCGAGAAGGGTGTGCCGCCCGGGTACCTCTTTGTGTGGCTGGAGGACAGCCCCGTGGACCTCTTCCTGGCACTGGACGCCAACAAGGACGGGGAGGTCCCTCAAGAGGAG TTTGAAAACTTCATCAAGCTCCAGGTGTCAGAGGGCAAAGGTCGCCTGAGGCCCGGGTTGACCGCCGAGCAGGTGATCGGCGACATGTTCGCCAACCAGGACCGCAACAAAGATGGCCGCATTACGGCAGACGAGCTCAAGCTGAAGGTGGACGAGGACAAAGAGCGCCAACAAGCGCAGCATGACGAGTTGTGA
- the dbf4b gene encoding uncharacterized protein dbf4b — MLQQQCVEQLQLLGKLSPGPKKLEGKTFYLDNVKKRPTALLLEAISLLGGSIESFLHRDVSFVVTGSQAGLEEQKTKRNDKSGQRTVKQQESVMSSEKQRPATARPTVCGSRGKALLEKAIRNNERLQGSSVLANARSWGVKILHVDDVLSYLKQLNSERVSAKSNRPERTSTKLPSSHVVVKATSLRSPFVKIEDTSRKYKPLLIQSMTFPSLSYPGRFSPFEPPPPPCFDKQLAPAGNKSRPNNKVESSSKDKSQTPPPWLLRKKNLSYCECCLESFSNLEEHLQSDQHRDFVLEASNYRALDRLVAEMVSRFDTSPKEEVFNRSSESPPILCELEPLTDAEMEHEGVALIGQTDICGPHQDTPLEVQPGISPDDPISNPAASQLSSDRDRLPCPATLTIAVLEVAPQPHLLSPRRDPCANFDPYSLPPVLSPQVLSQDDMEAHSPYSEPPVLSPQNYTTEDYVDVCENTESVSESVPILNCELPVVVAELSQPDAPPVLSKVHQCHDSFLESFTASTHQQWPPRIRKRRRYSSAECSCSKRKRTASGGCGKDVVDSLSDMASFRILQKCCSENVPLLETTSHVDSLASWPLSSHPPNPSSCLCNAQVPDVLFSRDSQQSHSTSVCIDPALIPDVDGLSQSSSEWDCELLPGLRAAETRPASPVAQACELDKDILHRPCAWMHDTSYESRLHTALQLSTPTAEPSAFSRTVVQIVEVQH, encoded by the exons ATGCTGCAACAGCAGTGTGTAGAGCAGCTTCAACTTTTGGGGAAACTGAGTCCGGGTCCGAAAAAGCTTGAGGGTAAGACCTTCTACTTGGACAATGTGAAGAAACGTCCTACAGCCCTGCTTTTGGAAGCCATATCTCTCCTGGGAGGG AGCATTGAGAGTTTCCTGCACAGAGATGTGAGCTTTGTGGTCACTGGAAGTCAAGCGGGTCTGGAGGAGCAGAAGACAAAGAGGAATGATAAAAGCGGACAGCGGACAGTCAAGCAGCAAGAAAGTGTCATGTCCAGTGAGAAACAGCGACCAGCAACTGCACGGCCAACG GTTTGTGGCAGCCGAGGAAAAGCCCTGCTTGAAAAAGCCATTCGCAACAAT GAACGTCTGCAGGGGAGCAGTGTGTTGGCCAATGCCCGCTCATGGGGAGTGAAAATTTTGCATGTGGATG ATGTTCTTTCGTACTTGAAGCAGTTGAACAGTGAACGCGTCAGTGCCAAATCCAACAGACCTGAG AGGACGTCCACCAAGCTGCCCTCTTCTCATGTTGTTGTTAAAG CTACGTCGCTGAGATCTCCTTTTGTCAAAATTGAAGACACAAGCCG gaAGTACAAGCCGTTGCTTATACAGTCCATGACCTTCCCCTCACTGTCCTACCCGGGACGATTCAGTCCCTTTGagcctccgcctcctccttgCTTTGACAAACAGTTGGCGCCAGCAGGGAATAAATCCAG GCCAAACAACAAAGTTGAAAGCAGCAGCAAGGACAAATCCCAGACCCCTCCACCTTGGCTGCTACGCAAGAAGAACCTCTCTTACTGCGAATGTTGTCTGGAGTCCTTCTCGAACTTGGAGGAG CACTTGCAGTCTGATCAACATCGAGATTTTGTGCTTGAGGCCTCCAATTATCGTGCGCTGGACCGCCTTGTGGCTGAAATGGTCTCTCGATTCGACACCAGTCCCAAAGAGGAAGTCTTCAATAG ATCATCAGAATCTCCACCCATCTTATGTGAACTGGAACCTCTGACTGATGCTGAGATGGAACACGAAGGCGTGGCTTTAATAGGACAAACCGATATCTGTGGACCTCATCAAGATACTCCTCTTGAAGTCCAGCCCGGCATATCGCCAGACGATCCCATCTCGAATCCAGCCGCTTCTCAACTCTCTTCTGACCGCGATCGCCTTCCCTGTCCTGCGACTCTAACCATAGCAGTACTGGAGGTGGCGCCGCAGCCTCATCTGCTGTCCCCCCGCCGCGATCCATGCGCAAATTTTGACCCGTATTCCTTACCTCCTGTCCTCAGCCCGCAAGTCCTCTCGCAGGACGATATGGAGGCGCACAGTCCCTACTCGGAACCTCCTGTCCTCAGTCCTCAGAACTACACCACCGAGGACTATGTAGACGTGTGTGAAAACACCGAAAGTGTGTCAGAATCCGTTCCTATTTTAAACTGCGAACTTCCCGTTGTGGTTGCGGAGTTGTCCCAGCCAGATGCTCCTCCGGTTTTAAGCAAGGTCCACCAGTGTCATGATAGTTTCCTGGAGTCTTTCACGGCATCTACACACCAACAGTGGCCCCCAAGGATCAGAAAACGGCGTCGGTATTCCAGCGCTGAATGTAGCTGCAGCAAAAGGAAAAGGACCGCCAGCGGTGGTTGTGGGAAGGACGTTGTCGATTCGTTATCGGACATGGCCTCGTTTCGAATACTGCAAAAGTGTTGTAGCGAAAATGTCCCTTTATTAGAGACAACGTCTCATGTGGACAGTTTGGCATCATGGCCGCTCTCCTCACATCCTCCCAATCCTTCGTCTTGCTTGTGCAACGCTCAGGTCCCCGACGTCCTTTTCAGCCGAGACTCTCAACAGTCCCACTCCACCTCCGTGTGCATCGACCCCGCTCTCATCCCGGATGTCGACGGCCTCTCCCAGTCCTCCTCGGAGTGGGACTGCGAGCTGCTGCCCGGCCTGCGCGCGGCGGAGACCCGTCCCGCATCGCCCGTCGCTCAGGCATGTGAACTAGACAAGGATATTCTCCACCGGCCCTGCGCTTGGATGCACGACACCAGCTACGAGTCACGTCTGCACACCGCCCTGCAGTTGTCCACGCCGACGGCGGAGCCATCCGCCTTCTCTAGGACGGTGGTGCAAATCGTCGAGGTACAGCATTGA